The genomic interval GGTTCAAATTCACCGTTTGGTGAAGGTTATAAACTGATGAGGGTTGATATTAAAGGAAGAGAAATCAATGTCGAGGATAGAAAACCAGCACTGTTAACATTCGTCATTGATATATCTGGTTCTATGGAACAAGAAGGCAGATTAGAGCTTGTTAAAAAAAGTTTGCACTTACTGCTAAGTCAGTTAAAGCCCGAAGATAAAGTAAGTATTGTAACTTATGGATCAAATGCACGAGTTGTGTTACGACCGAGCTCCCTAGATAACATAACGGATATTGAACGAGCTATAAATGAACTTGGGCCAGAAGGGTCAACTAATGTTGAGGATGGATTAAAAATGGCTTATGAAATGGCGAGAGAAAACTTTCATCCCGGTGCAGTAAATCGTGTTATCCTTTGTTCAGATGGGGTAGCAAATGTAGGTGAGACAAGTGCTGATGGTATATTGGAACAAATTAAATCATATGCCAAGAAAGACATTACATTGAGTACGTTTGGGTTCGGTATGGGAAATTATAATGATGTGTTAATGGAACAGCTTGCTGATCGAGGTGACGGAAACTATGCATATATTGATACGTTTTCAGAAGCCCGTCGCATCTTTATGGAAGAGTTAACGGGTACTATATATACAATTGCAAAAGATATGAAGGTTCAGGTTGAATTTAATCCCGAGACAGTGGATCGTTACAGGTTAATAGGCTATGAAAATCGGGATGTGGATGATGAAGATTTTCGGAATGATACAGTTGATGGTGGTGAGATAGGTGCAGGTCATACTGTTACAGCACTATATGAACTGAAATTGAAAACGGAAAATCCAAATAATATTGGAGACATTCACCTAAGATTTACTGATGTAGAAGTTAATGAAATAAATGAAATTACTAAACCTTTGTCTATAACAGGAGATGTTGGCAAAGATTTTAACTTTATTGCTGCAGTTGCAGAATTTGCAGAGATATTACGAGGTAGCTATTGGGCAAAGGAAGGGACATTTAATCAAGTTCTAGAAGTAGCAGAACGAAATGCTAATACTGAGAAGGAGTTTGAATTTGTCCATATTGTAAAGGATGCAATAGCGATTGAAGCTGGAGAAAAATGATGTAAACGCTCAATTCGATCCCATAGATTTTCAAAGGCAATCGGCAGGAGAGGTTGATCATCATATCTTCAAGTATGTATTTACAATCGTGCATATTCCTATTGTCCGAATTTATATAGCTGCTATCAAAATATGTTTTGATAGCAGCTTTTTTAGCTCTATAGTGATTTTTCCTTAGAGTGAAGCAGTTTAGCCATCTCAAAATTAAACGTTGTAATGATGTTTAGATAGAACGTGTTAATTTATTTTCTCAACCTTGATGGCACATGATTTAAATTCAGCAGTCCCAGAAATGGGATCATATTCGTTAAGTGTCAACATATTTGTCGGCACCTCAGACCAATGAAAGCTCATAAAGACAAGCCCAGGGACCATTTTGTTTGTAATCTTCGTTTTCACTTTGACACTGCCTCTACGTGAGCTAACTTTGACGAGTTCGCCATCGTCCACACCAAGTTTTGCGGCATCGTCAGGGTGCATATCGATCGTCTCTTCTGTTTGCTTTATTTTAACCCCATCAGCATAGTATTTGGTTTGCGTATGTGTGTTATATGATTCATATCTTCTTCCAGTCGTAAGGGTAAAAGGGTATTCCTCATCTGGTAATTCTAATGGGGCTGTATATGAGACAGGAACAAAAGATGTTTTTTCACTCGTAAATTCAGTAGCATGAAACCGATCGTGTAAATATAATGTACCTGGGTGATCCTCTGATGGGCACGGGTAGTGAAGCCCATTTTCGCGGTCAAGTCTTTCATACGGCATTCCACCGTACATTTCTCGAGCTAGATTACGAACTTCATTCCAAATTTCTTCACTAGACTGATACTTCATAGGATAGCCCAATCTCGTAGATAGGTCACATAAAATATCCCAATCTTCTCTTGTATTAGGGTTTGGTTCTATCGCTTTCCTTACACGCTGAACTCTGCGATCTGTATTTGTAAACGTACCCTCTACCTCGCTCCAAGAACGAGCTGGTAAGACAACATCAGCTAACTCAGCTGTCTCAGTAAGAAATATATCTTGCACAATTAATAGATCAAGCTTTTCCAAAAGTTCTTTCGTATGTGACATATGGACATCCGCCATGAGAGGGTTTTCTCCGATTACGTATAATGCCTTTACTTCGCCACTTTCCATCTTTTCGAAAGTTCTCGTTTGGGTATCTCCAGCATGGGGGTTTATTGACACTTGCCACTCTTTTTCAAAGATTTCTCTATGCACCTGACTACTCACTTTGAAACCGCCAGGTAGTTGATTAGGTAGGCATCCCATGTCGCCTGCACCTTGAACGTTATTTTGTCCCCTTAGTGGCATAATGCCATTGCCTTCCATACCGATATGACCGGTTAATAAAGCTAAGTTTGCTATGTCGAAAACATTATTGACACCACTATGATGTTCAGTAATGCCAAGTGTGTATGCAATCATTGCATTTTGTGCATTGGCATACTGTCTAGCGACGTTAACAATTTGTTCTGGCTGCAAACCAGTGATAGCTGCAGCAAATTCAGGAGTATATTTTGCTACCTGCTGTTGAAGGTCATTAATACCATGAGTAACACGCGATATAAAGTTTGCATCATAGAGCTTTTCTTTCAATATAACATGTATGAAAGCGTTCATTAGAGCGATGTCAGAACCAACATTAATTTGTAAATGTTCATCAGCAAATTTAACCATATCTATTTCCCGAGGGTCAATTACAATGATCTTCAGCCCTTTTTTAACAGCCCTTTTCATGCGGTTAGCAATAATTGGGTGGGCTTCGGTTGTATTCGATCCCATTAATAAAAGTACATCTGCCTTATCAAAATCTTCTAATCTATTGGTAGGGAAACCGCTTCCAAGTATAGTCGCCAGACCGGCGACGCTAGGAGCGTGTCAAGTACGGTTACACCCATCAATATGATTATTTCCAATTGCGGCTCTCACAAATTTTTGAGTAATATAGTTTGTTTCGTTTGTAGAACGAGAACATGCAAACATTGTTATTGCGTCTGTACCCCAATTGTTTTTAATGTGCGATAATTTGTTTGCAATGAAAGATAAAGCGTCTTCCCAGCTAGTTGGTATTAGTTTTCCTGCTTTACGAATGAGCGGGGATGTTAATCTTGATGGTGAATGCACATAGTTATATGCAAAAGCTCCTTTAATACAAGTTTGTCCTTTGTTCACAGGAGCTTCTTTATCACCACGTATTCTAGTAATTTTATTATCGTTTACTTCTAAAACAAGTCCACAACCTGTGCCACAATAGCCGCAAATTGTTTTAACCTTTTTAGACTCTTCCATACTCTTATCCTCCTTTACAATCTAATAAAGATCAAGTTGTTTAACAAAGATGATAAGCTTACTATTATTTTAGCAAATCCTCATTTATGTTTGTGTGAATTTTCTAGTGAAAACATAGAAAATTTCATCATAATTGCTCTGGTCATCCTTTGTTATAATTTTTTAGAATTATGATTGTGAAGTTGAAGAACAAATGCCACGATACTACAATTGTGCACGTGTTCCAATAAGATGCGAAAAGCTATTGTGAAATCTGCTTGTATAAAAGGCTCGTCTCGTAAACTTTGTTGCTATTGTAATTAAATTAGTTCCAAAAATGTGGTTTTAAATTGTTAGTCATCGTTGTACAGAAGATAAGATGCCACGAACTCTAGTTAAGCACGTATTTATTTCTGAATACGAAAACAGCCTTACATAAAAATGAAACAGTAAGATTAGTTTTATGATAGAAAAGATGCTACGATCACAAGATGTGATGTGCAAATTCTTATATCTTAGAAAGAATTTCAGCAATCAATGTGAAAGCTCCGTATAAAAAACTCTTGGTCCCATTAATTGGTGACCAAGAGGTGTTTTTAAGCTTTAAATCAATTGTGTTGAGAAATCTCAGCGTGCAAATTAATAACCAAAACGGCCTACACAAGCACAACCAATTATGATTAATAAAATGAACAACACGACTACTAATGCAAATATACCGCCACCGCCATATTCTGCCACTTATAACCCTCCTTATAGGATAATTAATGAGGCCTAATTGCCTCGTTAAAAATAACATATGCAACCTAGGTAATATTGCTTGGGTCATTCAACTATTTTATGGAGAAATTTTTCATCATTTACAAGGCTCTTTTCTTATTCTTTGTCACAAAATTAACTGAAATTTATCAGCTAGATTGAGGAATTATTTATAGCTGTTGCTAATGATGCAAAGTGGAATAGTATCGCGTACTACAATGGCATGGGTTAATCTAAAACGAAATAAAAACTTATATGGCAAAAACAACGTGATAAAAGTGAGAAGGGTAGCGCGCTACTAAAAGTTTGTGTTTGGCGAGGGTGTTGACTTGTTTAATCAATTTGATTAGGATGCACTCTTTTTGTAGTGTGCTATTGTTATTCTTCGTTGCAATTGAGACTCAGTTAGGTCAGCAACAAGAAAAATTTGCAATTGAGCTTATTGTTAAATGAAAAAGGCTGTTTCCTAAAGGTTATTATTTAGTATAAATAATTGTAAGTCTGGAATTATCTGATAAAATAAATAATTGTGTGAAAAAGTAGAGAAAAGGAGGGTATCAATTGTCACAAGGACTTATACATCATATTGAAATAAATGTTAATGATTTGAAGACTTCAATTGCCTTTTGGAGTTGGGTATTAGAAGAATTAGGATATGAACCTTTTCAGAAGTGGGAAAGTGGTCAAAGTTGGAAGATTGGAGACACATACATTGTTTTCGTTCAAACTGATGAAAGATTTATGGACATACCTTATCATAGATGCAGAGTAGGTTTAAATCATTTGGCTTTCCACGCAAGTTCACGACAACAGGTTGACGATATGACAAAAAAGTTAAAAGAAAAGGGTGTGAAAATTCTTTATACTGATAAACATCCCTTCGCAGGAGGAGAAAAATATTACGCAGTATTTTTTGAAGACCCAGACAGAATTAAGGTCGAATTAGTAGCTCCTTGATCTCTATTTAACCTATAAATTTAGAGTTCTTTTATTATGCATTCCTTCACATCTCAACAGCTGTTTAATTAGCCTTTTGACACGATGAAATAAGCATTTGTCTATTCGGTTATCACATGCTAACAACACATTGCTTTAAGCTTTCATTTACTGTTAGGTGTAATAAATCACCTATTGTAGAATCAATTTCTTCCGCTTTAACAAGCCCTGTTCCTGCAATCATATTGCCCTTGCTATTTTGTCCGACTACAACAGTGATTTAGAGGTTTGACATTCTCTTTTTCTTGTCTTTCTATGTGTGATTTACGTTTCGTGCTTCCTTGAAGCAATAAATAACATTTCATGGAGCCTTTGGATAAGACAAACAATAGGTCTACAGACTGAGAACCCTCCGTGCCGTAGCATGTTTTCTTACGTATGAGGTATGTTTATAATAATGGTATAATATTAAAATATTTGACAGATTGCTAGTCGTATTTCGATCTAATAGGTAATCATTATTTAAAGCAACAATGTTCACTATCCTTTTAAAGTATATTTATAAAATTGAGTGGATAAGAAGGAACATTCAGTATTAAAGTCAAATTATTTATGGGGAGAACACAAGTGAGGTTCTTTTCTGGAGGGTTTATTATGAAAACACTTAGTCAATTTATTTGGGGATTTTTATTAGTTGGAATTGGGATCGTACTATTATTGATGAATATTAATGTTATTACATTAAATGTAAGAGATGTTTTTCACTTTTCATATCCGTTTTTATTCGTCATCATCGGCTTAAAATGGGTGGTAGAATGGGCAATTACTAAGGGAAGAACAGGATGGTTTAAAGGAGTCTTTTTTATAATTTTTGGGTCATTACTTATACTTGATAGATTTTATATTATTGAATTTGGATTTTGGGATGTATATAAATTGTGGCCACTTTTCTTCATTTTTCTCGGGTTGGAAATGTTCCGCAACAGGAAAATTACAGTTATAAAAGTTGAGAAGGATAGTAAAAGGAAGGAAAAAATGTTGAAAAAGGTCAGTGAATTCTATGATGAAGACGCTGATATACCTCACGACTCAAAGGGGGTTATCTTGAAAAATTTTTCTATAGGCACAATGAAATTCGATGACGAAAATTGGGCTGTTAAACCAATTAATATTAAGAATATGATTGGTGACTACTATTTTGATTTTAGCAGAGCTTATATCCCTGATAAAGAAACTGAAATAGTTATTCAAGGATTAGTTGGAGATATTAAAATGCTTATTCCAGAAGATGTTGCTTGTAAGATCGACACGACAGTAAACATGGGAGAAGTAAAAGTTTTTGAACTTAGAAAAGATGGAGTCCACAATACTATAAGCTTCGAGTCTGACAACTATCCATCTGCTTCTAGAAAGCTAACAATCCATCTTTCATTAAAAGCAGGTTCAATTCGAGTAGATCGAGTGTAGGAGGAAAAGCTCATGCTTAAAAATATTATAAGTATACGTTTTCAATTTATTCGCTCCCATCTCGTAGCTGCTCTAGTGTCAACTATCCTTTTCTTTGTTGGTTTACAGCTGTTTTTCTTGTTTTTTCCTACTCAATCCATACACATTCCTACAATCTTGTGGATGACGGTGTTTGTTACATGTATATCAATAGGATCGGGTATTTTTATTGGCTACCGGAATAGCATGTCTATCAAAAAGAGAATAGAGGATGTTTCAACATATATAACTGTGTTATCGAGAGGGAATTTATCAGAGCGTATACAAAGCGAAGAAAAAGATGAAATTGGCAGAATTAGTGATGAATTGAACCAACTAGCGATAAAAATCGAGGGACAAGTAGAATCATTGCAACGGCTTGCAGAGCAAAAAGCAGAGTTAGCTAATAATGCGCATACAGTAGCGGTTGTTGAAGAACGACAAAGACTAGCTAGAGACCTTCATGATGCAGTAAGTCAACAGCTTTTTGCGTTAAGTATGTTATCGTCAGCTGCAGTCCGACTTATTGATGATGACCCGAATTTAGCTAAGAAACAGCTTCAGGAAATAGGAGATATGGCTGGTCAAGCTCAAGTGGAAATGCGAGCTCTCTTGCTTCATCTCAGACCTGTGCGTTTGTCAGGAGAGCCTCTCGATCAAGCAATTAACCAGCTCGTTAATGAGCTTGAGCAAAGATGCCCGATCAAATTTAAAGTTTCTATTCAAAATATAAATGACCTTTCATTTGCAGTGGAGGATCATTTATTTAGAATCGTTCAAGAAGCTTTAGCAAATAGTTTACGTCATGCTGACGCATCAAAGATGAAAATCGATTTATATAAGAGAGATCAATATATTTTTTTACACGTCTATGATAATGGCAAAGGGTTTGATGTAACGAATTTAAAAATGGCTTCATATGGTCTACACACGATGAAAGAACGGTGTGAAGAAATTGGTGGACAGTTTAGCGTGAAATCCAACGTTGGAGAAGGAACATATATCGATATTCGCATACCTTTTAAAGGAGGAGAACACGATGGAGAAGAAAATTAAAGTGGTCGTTGTAGATGATCATGAAATGGTAAGAAGAGGTATTATTTCCTATCTTATGACTGAGCGGGATATTGAGATAGTTGGTGAAGGTAAAAATGGCAAGGAAGGAATTGAATTAGTAAAAAAGAACAAACCTGACGTTGTGTTAATGGATTTATTAATGGAGGGTGGTACAGGCATCGATGCAACCAAGCAAGTTATGGCTATCAATCCAACGTGTAAAGTCATCATTTTAACAAGCTATTATGATGATGAACAAGTATTTCCAGCAATAGAAGCCGGAGCATTTAGTTATTTACTAAAAACATCACGAGCCGATCAAATAAGTGATGCCATTCGCAAAGCATTTCGTGGAGAAAATGTAATTGAACCAAAAGTAGCTAATAAAATGATGAATCGTTTTCGAAATAGTTCTGAAAAACCACATGACAAGCTTACTGATAGAGAATTAGATGTGTTAATATGTTTAGGTGATGGTTTAACCAATCAAGAGATTAGTGATAAATTATTTATTGGGGTAAAAACGGTAAAAACACATGTGAGTAACATCCTTAGTAAACTTGAAGTAGCTGACCGAACCCAAGCAGCCATTTACGCTAATCGCAATGGTTTAGTAGGTTAATAAATAGTTTTTTTATGTTTTTTTAAGTCTCTTTTAGATAACTTTGTGTTGCCATTGTTCCTAAACAAAAAGGTAACATCTAACAGTCATCTTTATATAGAAGAAAAGATGCCACGAACGGTATATGGTTACGGGTAACACATTAACCAATCGAAAAGCTTATTTAACGTTTTACTTTAATTTATAATATTTTAGGAGGTTATTTAGAAGGCATGAAAAGTATAAAAAATTATTGGAGAGAAGAATCCACTATATTTGAAATGCAAGAAGCTATGGACGCTGAACTCATTTCTTCTAAGCAACTTGTTTTGTTTTTTTTACATAGAATAGCATCCTTTGATAGCGAAGGACTTGCAATCAATTCCATTGCACAAATTAATCCTGATGCACTACATATTGCAGAATCTCTTGACAGGGAAAGAAAGTTAACAGGAGCTCGAGGTCACTTGCATGGAATTCCTATTTTATTAAAAGATAACATAGATACAGATGATAAAATGAATACGAGTGCAGGGTCATTAGTGCTAGCAGATTCTTATGCTGCTGATGATGCTTTTGTAGTAAAGCAGTTACGAAAAGCAGGGGCAGTGATACTTGGGAAAACTAACATGACTGAATTTGCTAATTATATGGCTGAAAATATGCCTTCAGGCTATAGTTCAAAGGGTGGACAAGTATTAAACCCGTACGGACCTGGTAGGTTTGATGTTGGAGGTTCAAGTTCGGGCTCTGGTGCAGCAATAGCAGCTAACTTTGCAGCTGCAGCTATAGGAACTGAGACATCTGGATCGATTCTAAACCCAGCTGTAAACAATTCCCTCGTTGGCATCAAACCTACGGTTGGTCTTGTCAGTCGCGATGGAATCATTCCGATAGCTTTCAGTCAAGATGTTGCAGGCCCAATGGCAAGAAATGTGAGCGACGCTGCAATCTTGTTAAGTGCAATTACTGGCATAGATCATGAAGACCCGTCAACAGCCATTAGCATAGGGCAAACGAAGAATGATTACAGTCAATTTCTGAATAAAGATGGTTTAAAAGGAGCAAAGATTGGTGTCTTTCAAGATGTTGAATTTGATTGTGCTAGTGAAAGAAAACTCATTCAATCCGTTATTGATGTCATGCGTGAGGAAGGGGCAACAATCGTAGAATCAATTACTATTCCGTCCTATAAATCACACTGGGATTGGAACGTATTGGATTACGAATTTAAGCCAGCAATCAATGCATATTTAAAGAAGTTGAATCACGGTCAAATCCGTACACTTGAAGATATCATTTCTTATAATGACAGTGTTCCTGAGAAAGCACTAAAATATGGGCAACACTATTTTTTACAATCCCAAAGTAAAAGTGGTGCATTAACTGAGGCCGAATATATTCATAGTAGAGCGAATGATATTTCTTTATCGAGAGACCAAGGGATTGACTACGCAATAGATAAATACGACGTTGATGTGATTTTATTTCCTTCAGATTCTGGAGCAGATATAGCAGCCAGAGCTGGCTATCCATCAATAAGTGTACCTTGCGGCTTTACTACAGATGGCAAGCCATATGGGTTCACATTGACAGGAAAAGCATTTACAGAACCACAAT from Cytobacillus sp. IB215665 carries:
- the liaF gene encoding cell wall-active antibiotics response protein LiaF — protein: MKTLSQFIWGFLLVGIGIVLLLMNINVITLNVRDVFHFSYPFLFVIIGLKWVVEWAITKGRTGWFKGVFFIIFGSLLILDRFYIIEFGFWDVYKLWPLFFIFLGLEMFRNRKITVIKVEKDSKRKEKMLKKVSEFYDEDADIPHDSKGVILKNFSIGTMKFDDENWAVKPINIKNMIGDYYFDFSRAYIPDKETEIVIQGLVGDIKMLIPEDVACKIDTTVNMGEVKVFELRKDGVHNTISFESDNYPSASRKLTIHLSLKAGSIRVDRV
- the fdhF gene encoding formate dehydrogenase subunit alpha, with protein sequence MEESKKVKTICGYCGTGCGLVLEVNDNKITRIRGDKEAPVNKGQTCIKGAFAYNYVHSPSRLTSPLIRKAGKLIPTSWEDALSFIANKLSHIKNNWGTDAITMFACSRSTNETNYITQKFVRAAIGNNHIDGCNRTUHAPSVAGLATILGSGFPTNRLEDFDKADVLLLMGSNTTEAHPIIANRMKRAVKKGLKIIVIDPREIDMVKFADEHLQINVGSDIALMNAFIHVILKEKLYDANFISRVTHGINDLQQQVAKYTPEFAAAITGLQPEQIVNVARQYANAQNAMIAYTLGITEHHSGVNNVFDIANLALLTGHIGMEGNGIMPLRGQNNVQGAGDMGCLPNQLPGGFKVSSQVHREIFEKEWQVSINPHAGDTQTRTFEKMESGEVKALYVIGENPLMADVHMSHTKELLEKLDLLIVQDIFLTETAELADVVLPARSWSEVEGTFTNTDRRVQRVRKAIEPNPNTREDWDILCDLSTRLGYPMKYQSSEEIWNEVRNLAREMYGGMPYERLDRENGLHYPCPSEDHPGTLYLHDRFHATEFTSEKTSFVPVSYTAPLELPDEEYPFTLTTGRRYESYNTHTQTKYYADGVKIKQTEETIDMHPDDAAKLGVDDGELVKVSSRRGSVKVKTKITNKMVPGLVFMSFHWSEVPTNMLTLNEYDPISGTAEFKSCAIKVEKIN
- a CDS encoding YjcZ family sporulation protein — translated: MAEYGGGGIFALVVVLFILLIIIGCACVGRFGY
- a CDS encoding sensor histidine kinase, whose translation is MLKNIISIRFQFIRSHLVAALVSTILFFVGLQLFFLFFPTQSIHIPTILWMTVFVTCISIGSGIFIGYRNSMSIKKRIEDVSTYITVLSRGNLSERIQSEEKDEIGRISDELNQLAIKIEGQVESLQRLAEQKAELANNAHTVAVVEERQRLARDLHDAVSQQLFALSMLSSAAVRLIDDDPNLAKKQLQEIGDMAGQAQVEMRALLLHLRPVRLSGEPLDQAINQLVNELEQRCPIKFKVSIQNINDLSFAVEDHLFRIVQEALANSLRHADASKMKIDLYKRDQYIFLHVYDNGKGFDVTNLKMASYGLHTMKERCEEIGGQFSVKSNVGEGTYIDIRIPFKGGEHDGEEN
- a CDS encoding response regulator transcription factor is translated as MEKKIKVVVVDDHEMVRRGIISYLMTERDIEIVGEGKNGKEGIELVKKNKPDVVLMDLLMEGGTGIDATKQVMAINPTCKVIILTSYYDDEQVFPAIEAGAFSYLLKTSRADQISDAIRKAFRGENVIEPKVANKMMNRFRNSSEKPHDKLTDRELDVLICLGDGLTNQEISDKLFIGVKTVKTHVSNILSKLEVADRTQAAIYANRNGLVG
- a CDS encoding amidase family protein, which produces MKSIKNYWREESTIFEMQEAMDAELISSKQLVLFFLHRIASFDSEGLAINSIAQINPDALHIAESLDRERKLTGARGHLHGIPILLKDNIDTDDKMNTSAGSLVLADSYAADDAFVVKQLRKAGAVILGKTNMTEFANYMAENMPSGYSSKGGQVLNPYGPGRFDVGGSSSGSGAAIAANFAAAAIGTETSGSILNPAVNNSLVGIKPTVGLVSRDGIIPIAFSQDVAGPMARNVSDAAILLSAITGIDHEDPSTAISIGQTKNDYSQFLNKDGLKGAKIGVFQDVEFDCASERKLIQSVIDVMREEGATIVESITIPSYKSHWDWNVLDYEFKPAINAYLKKLNHGQIRTLEDIISYNDSVPEKALKYGQHYFLQSQSKSGALTEAEYIHSRANDISLSRDQGIDYAIDKYDVDVILFPSDSGADIAARAGYPSISVPCGFTTDGKPYGFTLTGKAFTEPQLIKIAYSYEQKTKHRQPPRSQLSGA
- a CDS encoding VOC family protein, with protein sequence MSQGLIHHIEINVNDLKTSIAFWSWVLEELGYEPFQKWESGQSWKIGDTYIVFVQTDERFMDIPYHRCRVGLNHLAFHASSRQQVDDMTKKLKEKGVKILYTDKHPFAGGEKYYAVFFEDPDRIKVELVAP
- a CDS encoding VWA domain-containing protein, which encodes MRKILVLFVCMLILTSCGGKEDSGAAENKETTTESSFSYNQAAPVSKETSLPNGATYDDMYFEHYGTNPFVSTEDDSLSTFAVDVDTGSYSVVRNYLSRGTMPPNDAVRVEEFVNYFDSNVTPPENEIFSVRVDGSNSPFGEGYKLMRVDIKGREINVEDRKPALLTFVIDISGSMEQEGRLELVKKSLHLLLSQLKPEDKVSIVTYGSNARVVLRPSSLDNITDIERAINELGPEGSTNVEDGLKMAYEMARENFHPGAVNRVILCSDGVANVGETSADGILEQIKSYAKKDITLSTFGFGMGNYNDVLMEQLADRGDGNYAYIDTFSEARRIFMEELTGTIYTIAKDMKVQVEFNPETVDRYRLIGYENRDVDDEDFRNDTVDGGEIGAGHTVTALYELKLKTENPNNIGDIHLRFTDVEVNEINEITKPLSITGDVGKDFNFIAAVAEFAEILRGSYWAKEGTFNQVLEVAERNANTEKEFEFVHIVKDAIAIEAGEK